The following proteins are co-located in the Schistocerca nitens isolate TAMUIC-IGC-003100 chromosome 2, iqSchNite1.1, whole genome shotgun sequence genome:
- the LOC126236546 gene encoding uncharacterized protein LOC126236546 isoform X5 — translation MKSALLLVAALVAVAEVHGQPEESTTANIGNETLSTGNITAESSFLGRSSYTEDDDDTICVAADKFYLYANSVKLYYCYNQLPKVYVVKPKSQCKPYLSDCPRN, via the exons ATGAAGTCTGCTTTGTTGCTTGTTGCTG CACTGGTAGCAGTGGCGGAGGTCCACGGACAACCAGAAGAGTCGACCACCGCCAACATCGGGAATGAGACTCTAAGCACCGGCAATATCACGGCTGAGAGTAGTTTTCTGGGGAGGTCGTCCTACACGGAAGATGACGATGATACCATTTGTGTCGCAGCAGACAAGTTCTACTTGTATGCTAATTCGGTGAAGCTGTATTATTGCTACAACCAACTACCGAAAG TTTACGTGGTGAAACCAAAGAGTCAATGCAAACCATACCTGTCAGATTGTCCCAGGAACTAG
- the LOC126236546 gene encoding uncharacterized protein LOC126236546 isoform X4, with protein MKAALLLVAALVAVAEVHGQPEESTTANIGNETLSTGNITAESSFLGRSSYTEDDDDTICVAADKFYLYANSVKLYYCYNQLPKVYVVKPKSQCKPYLSDCPRN; from the exons CACTGGTAGCAGTGGCGGAGGTCCACGGACAACCAGAAGAGTCGACCACCGCCAACATCGGGAATGAGACTCTAAGCACCGGCAATATCACGGCTGAGAGTAGTTTTCTGGGGAGGTCGTCCTACACGGAAGATGACGATGATACCATTTGTGTCGCAGCAGACAAGTTCTACTTGTATGCTAATTCGGTGAAGCTGTATTATTGCTACAACCAACTACCGAAAG TTTACGTGGTGAAACCAAAGAGTCAATGCAAACCATACCTGTCAGATTGTCCCAGGAACTAG
- the LOC126236542 gene encoding uncharacterized protein LOC126236542 isoform X1: protein MKAALLLVAALVAVAEVHGQPEESTTANIGNETLSTGNITAESSFLGRSSYTEDDDDTICVAADNKFYLYANSVKLYYCYNQLPKVYVVKPKSQCKPYLSDCPRN from the exons ATGAAGGCTGCTTTGTTGCTTGTTGCTG CACTGGTAGCAGTGGCGGAGGTCCACGGACAACCAGAAGAGTCGACCACCGCCAACATCGGGAATGAGACTCTAAGCACCGGCAATATCACGGCTGAGAGTAGTTTTCTGGGGAGGTCGTCCTACACGGAAGATGACGATGATACCATTTGTGTCGCAGCAGACAACAAGTTCTACTTGTATGCTAATTCGGTGAAGCTGTATTATTGCTACAACCAACTACCGAAAG TTTACGTGGTGAAACCAAAGAGTCAATGCAAACCATACCTGTCAGATTGTCCCAGGAACTAG